A single window of Streptomyces sudanensis DNA harbors:
- a CDS encoding alpha/beta hydrolase, protein MRPRLVFVHGIGGSRDAAADLEEWLRAAAHGARAAGHGRRLSGLTGGWAADARLAYYGDLFRTPGSQGTGGAAAGPRAADPDGELVAGLLLEAVDERLADPGLAPQEARVLRHARAQLAPPGGAQGVGAPGRHVVNALTSLMALPGLRSAGGWLSARLTAGTLGQVARYLNRGEPGQDGTTLDARIRRRVADCLDGDGPTVVVAHSLGTVVALEALHAHRGEVPLLITLGSPLGTRTAVLPRVRPQPPSTPACVGRWLNFWDRDDIVAARPRLEEIVRPNASSVGPVSTRVDSDGAWVHPAAKYLAQAAVAGPLVEALTAAAES, encoded by the coding sequence ATGAGGCCTCGTCTGGTGTTCGTCCACGGCATCGGCGGTTCCCGTGATGCCGCGGCGGACCTGGAGGAGTGGTTACGCGCGGCGGCGCACGGCGCCCGCGCGGCCGGGCACGGCCGCAGGCTGTCCGGTCTGACGGGAGGATGGGCCGCCGACGCCCGCCTCGCCTACTACGGCGACCTGTTCCGCACGCCCGGCTCCCAGGGGACGGGCGGTGCCGCGGCCGGGCCGCGGGCGGCCGACCCGGACGGGGAACTGGTCGCCGGGCTGCTCCTGGAGGCCGTCGACGAGCGGCTGGCGGACCCGGGGCTGGCGCCGCAGGAGGCCCGGGTGCTGCGCCACGCCCGGGCGCAACTGGCCCCGCCCGGCGGCGCGCAGGGGGTGGGCGCGCCCGGCCGGCACGTGGTGAACGCGCTGACGAGCCTGATGGCGCTGCCCGGGCTGCGGTCCGCGGGCGGCTGGCTGAGCGCCCGGCTCACCGCGGGCACGCTCGGCCAGGTCGCCCGCTACCTCAACCGCGGCGAGCCCGGGCAGGACGGGACGACCCTGGACGCCCGGATCCGCCGGCGGGTGGCCGACTGCCTGGACGGCGACGGGCCGACGGTGGTGGTCGCGCACTCGCTGGGGACGGTCGTCGCCCTGGAGGCCCTGCACGCGCACCGGGGCGAGGTGCCGCTGCTGATCACCCTGGGGTCGCCCCTCGGGACGCGGACGGCGGTGCTGCCCCGTGTGCGGCCCCAGCCGCCGAGCACCCCGGCGTGCGTCGGCCGGTGGCTGAACTTCTGGGACCGCGACGACATCGTGGCCGCCCGCCCCCGGCTGGAGGAGATCGTCCGTCCGAACGCCTCCTCGGTCGGCCCCGTGAGCACCCGGGTCGACTCGGACGGCGCGTGGGTGCACCCGGCCGCCAAGTACCTGGCGCAGGCCGCCGTGGCGGGCCCGCTCGTCGAGGCCCTGACCGCCGCCGCGGAGTCGTGA
- a CDS encoding CU044_2847 family protein codes for MSQRIAFEVGDGGGGTAVFEVDDDLVPVEPEGLPGGAVAGRARVSLQEALDQLGPALSQVFGVLRRLGPQTAVVDFGLKVSGEGGIVVAKGTTEVNFAVRLVWRRGPDPSDDVEDDPGPSGGTEPDGR; via the coding sequence GTGAGCCAGCGGATCGCGTTCGAGGTGGGCGACGGCGGTGGCGGCACGGCCGTCTTCGAGGTGGACGACGACCTGGTGCCGGTGGAGCCGGAGGGCCTTCCCGGCGGGGCGGTCGCGGGGCGGGCCCGGGTCTCGCTCCAGGAGGCCCTCGACCAGTTGGGCCCCGCCCTGTCGCAGGTCTTCGGCGTGCTGCGCCGGCTGGGGCCCCAGACGGCGGTGGTGGACTTCGGCCTCAAGGTGAGCGGTGAGGGCGGCATCGTCGTGGCGAAGGGCACGACGGAGGTGAACTTCGCCGTGCGCCTGGTGTGGAGGCGCGGCCCCGACCCCTCCGACGACGTGGAGGACGACCCCGGTCCCTCCGGGGGCACGGAGCCGGACGGGAGGTGA
- a CDS encoding CAP domain-containing protein produces the protein AAPAAPGAREGGTEPYRARATRTGGTAADHARRVVDLVNAERAGAGCPALRVDDRLQRAAQGHADDMAARDYYAHDTPEGRGPGDRIGAAGYRWSTWAENIHRGPGDPAAAVRGWMESPGHRANILNCAFRDIGVGVTLRSNGPWWVQNFGAAR, from the coding sequence GCCGCGCCCGCCGCGCCCGGTGCGCGCGAGGGCGGCACGGAACCGTACCGGGCCCGCGCCACCCGGACCGGCGGCACGGCGGCCGACCACGCGCGCCGCGTCGTCGACCTCGTCAACGCCGAACGCGCCGGGGCCGGCTGCCCCGCCCTCCGCGTCGACGACCGCCTCCAGCGGGCCGCCCAGGGCCACGCCGACGACATGGCCGCCCGCGACTACTACGCGCACGACACCCCCGAGGGGCGCGGCCCCGGAGACCGGATCGGGGCCGCCGGCTACCGCTGGAGCACCTGGGCGGAGAACATCCACCGGGGACCCGGGGACCCGGCCGCCGCCGTGCGCGGCTGGATGGAGAGCCCCGGCCACCGCGCGAACATCCTCAACTGCGCCTTCCGGGACATCGGCGTCGGTGTGACCCTCCGCTCCAACGGGCCCTGGTGGGTCCAGAACTTCGGTGCCGCCCGCTGA
- a CDS encoding CAP domain-containing protein, which yields MTALVNARRAEAGCPPLRLDPRLTAAARAHARDMVARRYFAHADPEGRRADARMADAGYDAVAWAENLHLGARDAAVVVDDWMDGSYHERNMLGCRYRDTGVAAVPGPEGTVWVQTLAGPA from the coding sequence CTGACCGCGCTGGTCAACGCCCGGCGCGCCGAGGCCGGTTGCCCTCCGCTGCGCCTGGACCCCCGGCTGACGGCGGCGGCCCGGGCCCACGCGCGCGACATGGTGGCGCGGCGCTACTTCGCCCACGCCGACCCGGAGGGCCGGCGCGCGGACGCGCGGATGGCGGACGCCGGGTACGACGCGGTCGCGTGGGCCGAGAACCTGCACCTCGGGGCCCGGGACGCGGCGGTGGTCGTCGACGACTGGATGGACGGCTCGTACCACGAGAGGAACATGCTCGGCTGCCGCTACCGGGACACCGGTGTGGCGGCGGTGCCGGGGCCGGAGGGCACGGTGTGGGTGCAGACCCTGGCCGGCCCGGCGTGA
- a CDS encoding peptidoglycan recognition protein family protein has translation MRLPQTRGARAAASLAVLGALVAANLVLGPSSDPRGRGAAESRGTSPQRAARHQGPRPVIVPRTAWHAQAVSTAPAARYAPAVRAAVIHHTSTPNGYDCASVPATLRDLYAGHAYGRHWDDIGYNFLVDACGTVYEGRAGGVDRAVIGAHTKGFNEGTVGIAAIGTFSEGTRVPEPMLDAIARLVAWKLGPSGPDPRGTVTLVSTNDESRFPEGTAAVLPVVGGHADGYPTRCPGAALYAKLPDIGARAARLQRR, from the coding sequence ATGCGTCTGCCGCAGACCCGCGGCGCCCGCGCCGCCGCGTCGCTGGCCGTCCTCGGGGCGCTCGTGGCGGCGAACCTCGTCCTCGGGCCGTCGTCGGACCCGCGGGGGCGGGGCGCCGCCGAGTCCCGGGGCACCTCCCCGCAGCGCGCGGCCCGCCACCAGGGCCCGCGGCCGGTGATCGTGCCCCGCACGGCGTGGCACGCCCAGGCCGTGTCGACGGCGCCCGCCGCCCGGTACGCGCCGGCGGTGCGGGCCGCCGTCATCCACCACACGAGCACCCCGAACGGGTACGACTGCGCGAGCGTCCCCGCGACGCTGCGCGACCTGTACGCGGGGCACGCCTACGGCCGGCACTGGGACGACATCGGCTACAACTTCCTCGTCGACGCCTGCGGGACCGTCTACGAGGGCCGGGCGGGCGGCGTCGACCGGGCCGTGATCGGCGCCCACACCAAGGGGTTCAACGAGGGGACCGTCGGCATCGCGGCGATCGGCACGTTCTCGGAGGGCACACGGGTGCCCGAGCCGATGCTCGACGCGATCGCACGGCTGGTCGCCTGGAAGCTGGGCCCCTCCGGGCCCGATCCGCGCGGCACGGTCACCCTCGTCTCGACGAACGACGAGTCGCGCTTCCCGGAGGGCACCGCGGCGGTGCTGCCCGTCGTCGGCGGCCACGCGGACGGCTACCCGACGCGCTGCCCGGGCGCGGCCCTGTACGCGAAGCTGCCCGACATCGGCGCCCGGGCGGCCCGATTGCAACGGCGCTGA
- a CDS encoding WGR domain-containing protein: MSAVSAETTYLELSQDGGGAHKFYEVAVDGQVVTVRYGRIGAAGQVQTSAFPTAEKARAAAARKVGEKVRKGYAPAVPGGRAPRAVTRRQVASAPSTARAVAPVLWRFRTGSSAFGIHVDDDRCWVGNQAGDVYTLDHDGAVLSRFSLPDGVKCLVADDFWIYAGCDDGRVYDLSSKLPFAAYDISADVDIFWLDIHEGVLNVSDRAGRLTVIDHEDEHQWARRSQGDHAWMVRADDRAVYHGHHRGVTAYAPDGGGELWHTATRGGVLFGWQEDTAVYAGTAHRVVQRLSKDDGRIEATYACDSAVYSCATSPGGRFVFAGDGASSVYCFDRDGTRLWKLGTGGGSALSMQYRDERLYLVTTDGSLVCVDAGEAAIEAAQRGTVPVARDVKLAAALPTYAPATAPASVAAVADAPAGSVVVECVQDGGRLRVHVVSEGYEPSWNVQFPRAIREPGARYAVDALHAAAGGFYRVRGDIRRLL; the protein is encoded by the coding sequence ATGTCTGCTGTGTCCGCGGAGACGACGTACCTTGAGCTGTCGCAGGACGGCGGCGGTGCGCACAAGTTCTACGAGGTGGCCGTCGACGGCCAGGTGGTGACGGTGCGGTACGGAAGGATCGGCGCCGCCGGCCAGGTCCAGACGTCCGCGTTCCCCACCGCGGAGAAGGCGCGGGCCGCCGCGGCCCGGAAGGTCGGCGAGAAGGTCCGCAAGGGGTACGCCCCGGCCGTCCCCGGCGGGCGGGCCCCGCGCGCGGTGACCCGCCGCCAGGTCGCCTCGGCCCCGTCGACGGCCCGCGCGGTCGCGCCGGTGCTGTGGCGCTTCCGGACGGGCTCCTCGGCGTTCGGCATCCACGTCGACGACGACCGCTGCTGGGTCGGCAACCAGGCGGGCGACGTCTACACGCTGGACCACGACGGCGCCGTCCTCTCCCGCTTCAGCCTGCCGGACGGCGTGAAGTGCCTGGTCGCGGACGACTTCTGGATCTACGCCGGCTGTGACGACGGCCGGGTGTACGACCTGTCGTCGAAGCTCCCGTTCGCGGCGTACGACATCTCGGCGGACGTGGACATCTTCTGGCTCGACATCCACGAGGGCGTGCTGAACGTGTCGGACCGCGCCGGCCGGCTCACCGTCATCGACCACGAGGACGAGCACCAGTGGGCCCGCCGCAGCCAGGGCGACCACGCCTGGATGGTCCGCGCCGACGACCGGGCCGTCTACCACGGCCACCACCGGGGCGTGACGGCGTACGCCCCCGACGGCGGCGGCGAGCTGTGGCACACGGCGACCCGCGGCGGGGTCCTGTTCGGCTGGCAGGAGGACACGGCGGTGTACGCGGGGACCGCGCACCGCGTCGTGCAGCGGCTGTCGAAGGACGACGGCCGGATCGAGGCGACGTACGCCTGCGACAGCGCCGTCTACTCGTGCGCCACCTCGCCCGGCGGGCGGTTCGTCTTCGCCGGTGACGGGGCGTCCTCCGTGTACTGCTTCGACCGGGACGGCACGCGCCTGTGGAAGCTGGGCACGGGCGGCGGCTCGGCCCTGTCCATGCAGTACCGGGACGAACGGCTCTACCTGGTCACCACGGACGGCTCACTGGTCTGCGTGGACGCGGGCGAGGCGGCGATCGAGGCCGCCCAGCGCGGCACGGTCCCGGTGGCGCGGGACGTGAAGCTCGCCGCTGCCCTGCCGACGTACGCACCGGCGACGGCCCCGGCCTCGGTGGCCGCGGTGGCGGACGCCCCGGCGGGCTCGGTCGTCGTGGAGTGCGTCCAGGACGGCGGCAGGCTCCGCGTGCACGTGGTGTCCGAGGGCTACGAACCGTCGTGGAACGTCCAGTTCCCGCGCGCGATACGGGAGCCCGGCGCACGCTACGCGGTGGACGCGCTGCACGCGGCGGCGGGCGGCTTCTACCGGGTCCGCGGGGACATCAGGCGGCTCCTGTGA